A stretch of Desulfotalea psychrophila LSv54 DNA encodes these proteins:
- a CDS encoding cytochrome b/b6 domain-containing protein, translating into MKRVLLILFVFFVTVLPTMADETCLTCHQESAFVHRCRNIAVSPTTLMESVHAKFACVDCHYKGHEDYPHQKFDSRISCGECHKEALAQYQNSSHYLALRAGNVEAPDCTSCHSQHQVLDPQEAFHGQNGIKACRQCHNDPDKNIRAGLKPALVKGFEHSYHGQMYNLGHDGEEFATCISCHGSHAILGRDNPDATIYQNNLVETCSQCHTDVNTNFSGYLNHYSLDNNESAVLDKLTHFMELLFRGTMIVFGLHTLLWFMRTMVTTGCKATSAAYQSENVIIRFRLQERMMHLIMVLSFLTLAATGLPLKFSNSPFSEWIYKNLIGFDVAAQIHRIAGVVLLVLFIFYVLYLLIYRLIIRGERGMLWGVDSLMLQPKDVADFFRHIAYFLFLRSEPPKFDRWTYWERFDYFAVFWGMFVIGISGLVLLLPMQVTVFFPGWVINFAHIFHSEEALLATAFIFIVHFFNTHLRPGTFPIDDAIFTGRITVEQLQEERPLEYERLLQSGQLDLLRAEPLAHWQVVLLRIMGLSFVFIGLSLLVLIITSVFDLL; encoded by the coding sequence ATGAAACGTGTCTTGCTGATACTATTTGTTTTTTTTGTGACCGTTTTGCCCACAATGGCAGATGAGACCTGTTTGACCTGTCATCAGGAGAGTGCTTTTGTGCATCGCTGTCGGAATATTGCTGTATCGCCCACAACCCTGATGGAGAGTGTGCATGCAAAATTTGCTTGCGTTGATTGCCACTATAAGGGGCATGAAGATTATCCCCATCAAAAATTTGATAGCCGCATATCCTGTGGAGAGTGTCACAAAGAAGCGTTAGCGCAGTATCAAAATTCGAGTCATTACCTTGCCCTTCGAGCGGGAAATGTGGAAGCTCCAGATTGTACCAGCTGCCATAGTCAGCATCAGGTACTCGATCCACAGGAGGCCTTTCACGGTCAAAATGGCATAAAAGCCTGTCGGCAATGTCATAATGATCCAGATAAAAATATCCGGGCAGGATTAAAACCAGCCCTAGTGAAAGGTTTTGAACACTCCTATCATGGACAGATGTATAATCTTGGCCACGATGGTGAAGAGTTTGCGACCTGTATATCCTGTCATGGAAGTCATGCGATCCTTGGCCGTGATAATCCCGATGCAACCATTTACCAAAACAATCTTGTTGAAACCTGCTCCCAGTGTCATACAGACGTAAACACAAACTTTTCCGGTTATCTCAATCATTACTCTCTGGATAATAACGAATCTGCTGTTCTCGATAAGCTGACTCATTTTATGGAACTGCTTTTCCGGGGCACAATGATTGTCTTTGGTCTGCATACCCTCTTGTGGTTTATGCGTACCATGGTAACAACGGGGTGTAAGGCAACGTCAGCCGCCTACCAAAGTGAAAATGTTATCATACGTTTTCGCCTCCAAGAGAGGATGATGCATCTAATTATGGTGCTCTCTTTTCTGACACTTGCTGCCACGGGCTTACCACTTAAATTTAGTAATTCGCCATTTTCAGAGTGGATTTATAAGAATCTCATAGGATTTGATGTCGCGGCCCAGATACACCGTATTGCGGGAGTCGTCTTGCTGGTACTCTTTATCTTTTATGTCCTATATCTGCTTATTTACCGACTAATTATTCGAGGTGAGCGGGGGATGCTGTGGGGGGTAGACAGTTTAATGCTCCAACCAAAGGATGTGGCAGATTTCTTCCGCCATATTGCATATTTTCTTTTTCTAAGATCAGAACCTCCCAAATTTGACCGTTGGACATACTGGGAAAGGTTTGATTATTTTGCCGTCTTTTGGGGTATGTTTGTCATTGGTATATCAGGCCTTGTCCTGCTTCTTCCCATGCAGGTGACGGTCTTCTTTCCTGGCTGGGTGATTAATTTTGCCCATATCTTTCATTCAGAAGAGGCTCTGCTGGCCACGGCTTTTATTTTTATTGTCCACTTTTTTAATACTCATCTGCGACCAGGAACCTTTCCTATCGACGATGCTATTTTCACGGGCCGCATAACAGTTGAACAGTTGCAGGAAGAGAGACCGCTTGAATATGAACGTCTGTTACAATCGGGTCAACTTGACCTTCTACGGGCAGAACCACTCGCCCACTGGCAGGTGGTTCTCCTTCGCATCATGGGCCTCTCTTTTGTTTTTATTGGCCTCAGCCTACTGGTGCTCATCATTACCAGTGTTTTTGATCTTTTATAG
- a CDS encoding transporter substrate-binding domain-containing protein, with translation MGFDVELWAAIAREAGLDYELQPMAFKGIVPGLQSAQIDAGIAGMSITDKRKKVIDFSDGYYDSGLLLLVPKGSSIKGLADLVDKKVATKTGTTSVDFLKKHSAKTKLVLFPNDNAMFMELMTGGVDAVMFDRPVIESFASKRGQGQVTIVDTLYAGQPYGIGFPKGSQLVEKVNIALRTLKDSGEYTKIYQKWFGVAPR, from the coding sequence GTGGGCTTTGACGTGGAACTCTGGGCCGCCATTGCTAGAGAGGCAGGTCTTGACTACGAACTACAGCCCATGGCTTTTAAGGGCATTGTTCCCGGGCTTCAGTCTGCACAGATCGACGCTGGTATTGCAGGTATGTCCATTACTGATAAACGTAAGAAGGTTATTGACTTTTCTGATGGGTATTATGACTCTGGCCTTCTCCTTCTGGTACCTAAGGGCAGCTCTATTAAAGGCCTGGCTGATCTGGTCGACAAAAAGGTTGCCACCAAGACTGGTACAACCAGTGTTGACTTCTTGAAAAAGCACTCTGCCAAGACCAAACTTGTCCTTTTCCCCAACGATAATGCGATGTTTATGGAACTTATGACCGGTGGAGTGGATGCCGTTATGTTTGATAGACCTGTTATTGAATCTTTTGCCAGTAAGCGTGGTCAGGGTCAGGTTACTATTGTAGATACCCTCTATGCCGGTCAGCCCTATGGCATTGGCTTTCCCAAAGGATCTCAATTGGTAGAGAAGGTAAATATAGCTCTCAGAACCCTCAAAGATAGTGGTGAGTATACCAAGATCTATCAGAAGTGGTTTGGTGTAGCTCCCCGCTAA
- a CDS encoding helix-turn-helix domain-containing protein, translating to MSKKNPQLELANEFVEYTDCTIFLTGRAGTGKTTFLKNLAKTSAKRLIIVAPTGVAAINAGGVTMHSFFQLSFAPFVPGGSAQSQNMKYRFSKEKINIIKSLDLLIIDEISMVRADVLDAIDAVLRRYRQSEAPFGGVQLLMIGDLQQLSPVITKNDQSILGEHYKTPYFFGSYALQKTKLAYIELQQIYRQSDISFINLLNKIRENSITEAELAELNKRYNPEILEEGHEDYITLCTHNYRADAINSNKLVGLSAKTYSFAAEIKDDFPEQAYPASLSLELKPGAQVMFLRNDISVDRLFFNGKIGRVIDIDEDGINVLCPGERTPVTVKPVVWEHMEYKLDAESGEIEEKKLGTFSQYPLKLAWAITIHKSQGLSFDRVIVDGEAAFAPGQIYVALSRCRSLEGLVLCSTLRRSAMQTDRTVLQFIEQSEKSFDPLIRLKQEKILYQQKLILVCYHFEQLAGKLRRVTFLLTSNRYIVQISGMKDVEAFETGVTDEICAVGGNFQRQLIDIFKEDILPTDNDHIMERCCKAAGYFCKKIDELLIKPLELLRIESDNSEINKKIAIAQTALLTEALVKKAGIASGKTGFSPRAYLRAISQVEIEQKGRGKKREAKIPAYSEEDIAHPKLFASLRKWRTVKAKEEKIPAFQVLHQSAMVQITVSLPKSDKELLKLKGVGPRTVEKYGEELLSLVREYCGINDIQQMSLPEPKREVASKVKASRGNTKEISLNLFNEGKAIVEIAQLRDLSAATIETHLAFWVKEGKMSIARLVSKERQQEIEVVLLKSADLQLGEIKEQLGKACSYGDIKFTQAHLQREK from the coding sequence ATGAGCAAGAAAAACCCCCAACTAGAACTTGCCAATGAGTTTGTTGAATATACAGATTGTACCATCTTCCTTACTGGTCGAGCAGGCACTGGAAAGACTACCTTCTTAAAAAATTTGGCAAAAACATCCGCAAAACGGCTCATTATTGTCGCTCCCACCGGGGTTGCGGCAATCAACGCCGGCGGGGTAACCATGCACTCCTTCTTCCAACTCTCCTTTGCCCCCTTTGTTCCGGGCGGCTCTGCTCAGAGTCAGAATATGAAATATCGTTTCAGTAAAGAAAAGATCAATATTATCAAAAGCCTTGACCTACTTATCATCGATGAGATCAGTATGGTTCGGGCCGACGTGCTCGACGCCATTGACGCGGTTCTGAGAAGATACAGGCAAAGCGAGGCCCCCTTTGGTGGTGTCCAACTGCTTATGATAGGTGATCTGCAACAGCTCTCCCCTGTTATCACCAAGAATGATCAGAGCATCTTGGGAGAGCATTATAAAACGCCCTATTTCTTTGGCAGCTACGCCCTGCAGAAAACCAAACTTGCCTACATAGAGTTGCAACAGATCTATCGTCAGTCAGATATCTCCTTTATCAATCTGCTTAATAAGATACGTGAAAACTCAATTACAGAGGCCGAGCTGGCCGAACTCAATAAACGCTATAATCCTGAAATACTGGAAGAAGGCCATGAGGACTATATCACCCTCTGTACCCATAATTATCGAGCCGATGCAATAAACAGTAATAAACTTGTGGGACTCTCGGCTAAGACATACTCATTTGCAGCAGAGATAAAAGATGATTTCCCGGAACAGGCCTACCCTGCCTCTCTCTCTCTGGAGCTTAAACCCGGTGCTCAGGTAATGTTTCTTCGTAATGACATCTCTGTTGACAGGCTCTTCTTTAACGGGAAGATAGGTAGGGTTATCGATATTGATGAGGACGGTATTAATGTCCTCTGCCCGGGAGAGAGGACACCCGTCACCGTTAAACCTGTCGTTTGGGAACATATGGAGTATAAATTGGATGCTGAAAGTGGGGAGATCGAGGAAAAAAAACTCGGTACCTTCTCTCAATATCCACTCAAACTTGCCTGGGCAATTACCATCCATAAGAGTCAAGGACTCTCCTTTGATCGAGTCATCGTTGATGGAGAGGCTGCCTTTGCCCCCGGACAGATCTATGTGGCCCTTAGTCGATGTCGTAGCCTGGAGGGACTTGTCCTCTGCTCTACCCTGCGCAGATCAGCCATGCAAACCGATAGAACCGTGTTACAATTTATTGAGCAGAGCGAAAAATCATTTGACCCTCTTATAAGGCTCAAACAGGAAAAAATCCTCTATCAACAAAAATTGATCCTCGTCTGCTATCACTTTGAACAGCTGGCCGGAAAATTAAGAAGAGTTACCTTTCTTCTCACCAGTAATCGCTATATCGTCCAGATTTCAGGAATGAAAGATGTGGAAGCCTTTGAGACAGGGGTGACGGATGAAATATGCGCTGTTGGTGGCAACTTTCAACGGCAGTTAATAGATATATTTAAAGAGGATATCCTGCCCACAGACAATGATCATATCATGGAGAGATGCTGTAAGGCTGCAGGCTATTTTTGTAAGAAAATAGATGAGCTGTTGATCAAGCCGCTTGAACTACTACGGATAGAAAGCGATAACAGTGAGATAAACAAAAAAATTGCAATTGCGCAGACAGCTCTGCTCACCGAGGCCCTGGTTAAAAAAGCGGGTATTGCCTCAGGGAAAACAGGCTTTTCTCCTCGAGCATACCTTCGCGCCATCTCCCAAGTAGAAATTGAACAGAAGGGAAGAGGTAAAAAAAGAGAGGCGAAGATACCGGCATACTCCGAGGAGGATATTGCCCATCCAAAACTCTTTGCCAGCCTACGAAAATGGCGGACAGTCAAGGCCAAAGAGGAAAAAATACCGGCATTCCAGGTGCTGCATCAGAGTGCAATGGTACAGATAACGGTGTCACTGCCAAAGAGTGATAAGGAGCTTCTCAAACTCAAGGGCGTCGGTCCTCGCACGGTAGAAAAGTATGGTGAAGAACTTTTAAGCCTTGTCCGGGAATACTGCGGCATAAATGATATACAGCAGATGTCATTGCCTGAGCCCAAACGGGAGGTTGCGAGTAAGGTAAAGGCCAGTCGGGGCAATACCAAGGAGATAAGCCTTAACCTCTTCAACGAGGGGAAAGCTATTGTGGAAATTGCCCAACTCAGGGATCTCTCAGCGGCCACCATCGAGACCCATCTTGCCTTTTGGGTTAAAGAGGGAAAGATGAGTATCGCCAGACTTGTCAGTAAAGAGAGGCAGCAAGAGATAGAGGTTGTCCTTCTTAAATCGGCCGATTTGCAACTGGGAGAGATTAAGGAGCAGCTTGGTAAGGCCTGTAGTTATGGAGACATAAAATTCACCCAGGCCCATTTGCAAAGAGAGAAATAA
- a CDS encoding GGDEF domain-containing protein, with product MQRFYAEKAGCKRNQQPLSIIMGDIDNFKLYNDSYGHSKGNICLKGVAQAIHESLKRPADFCARYGGEEFIILLPNTPPRSALKVAERIQANIEAKGIVHTKSMPTGLVTISLGISSALPGLWPKKDELISQADMAMYRSKGLGRNQISFFNKIDDSTSE from the coding sequence TTGCAGAGATTTTATGCAGAGAAGGCGGGTTGTAAAAGAAATCAGCAGCCTCTTTCAATTATAATGGGCGATATAGATAATTTTAAGCTCTATAATGATAGCTATGGTCACAGTAAAGGTAATATCTGTTTAAAGGGAGTGGCGCAGGCGATACATGAATCGCTGAAAAGACCCGCAGATTTTTGTGCACGCTATGGGGGGGAAGAGTTTATTATCCTCCTGCCCAACACCCCTCCCCGATCTGCCCTGAAGGTCGCGGAGAGAATACAGGCAAATATTGAGGCAAAGGGAATTGTACACACAAAATCAATGCCAACGGGACTTGTCACCATAAGCCTTGGTATCAGCAGTGCTCTCCCAGGTCTTTGGCCAAAAAAGGACGAGTTGATCAGCCAGGCAGATATGGCCATGTACAGATCAAAGGGGCTTGGTCGAAATCAGATTAGTTTTTTTAATAAAATAGATGACTCCACCAGTGAGTGA
- a CDS encoding cache domain-containing protein, whose product MSKPANQTTRLPIHNKLLAFIILIGLGIAAFLLFFYYSFSTSLEEEKKEQSKHLTEIGLGVVQHFYQMSSEGKMTSAEAKDLAMNALENATYGKNGYLWINSGEGKLLMQPYTPERVGLNQIDWTDLKGKYFFKEFINTAKNGGGWVSYYWPKPKVPEESPKISYVTYFAPWNWVLGTGLYLDDMQKNVFWTVFKASGIFITCFILFIAATTFMVNYFLRQLGELAIKDTLTNLYTKRFLEEILPNVLKKLHRDNQHLLVVIFIDIDHFKKVNDSYGHSCGDLVLKRLANILMDNTRPDDFSIRFGGEEFLLIGFFRNEQEAIAVTERIRKETACLVFEDNNSKFQITLSAGIAIYQPDTESFEGTLKRADKKLYEAKDSGRNRICI is encoded by the coding sequence ATGAGCAAGCCAGCAAACCAAACAACCAGACTTCCCATTCATAATAAGCTACTGGCCTTTATTATTCTTATTGGCCTTGGCATAGCTGCCTTTCTTCTGTTTTTTTATTACTCATTTTCAACAAGTCTTGAGGAAGAGAAAAAAGAGCAGTCTAAGCATCTTACAGAGATTGGCCTGGGGGTTGTTCAACACTTTTACCAAATGAGTTCAGAGGGCAAGATGACATCTGCCGAGGCTAAAGACCTTGCAATGAATGCCTTGGAAAATGCTACATATGGGAAAAATGGTTACCTCTGGATAAACAGTGGTGAGGGAAAACTTTTGATGCAGCCGTATACTCCCGAGCGAGTTGGTCTTAACCAAATTGACTGGACCGACTTGAAAGGGAAATATTTTTTTAAAGAATTTATTAACACGGCAAAAAATGGTGGTGGCTGGGTATCGTATTATTGGCCTAAGCCCAAGGTCCCTGAGGAGAGTCCTAAAATTTCTTATGTTACCTACTTCGCTCCATGGAACTGGGTTCTGGGTACAGGGCTTTACCTCGACGATATGCAAAAAAATGTTTTTTGGACTGTTTTTAAGGCTTCGGGAATATTCATCACCTGTTTTATCCTGTTTATTGCCGCTACAACCTTTATGGTGAACTACTTCCTGCGTCAACTTGGAGAACTTGCTATAAAAGACACGCTTACCAATCTTTATACCAAGAGATTTCTAGAAGAGATATTGCCAAACGTTCTAAAAAAGCTACACCGGGACAACCAACATCTTCTGGTGGTGATATTTATAGATATTGATCATTTTAAAAAGGTCAATGATAGCTATGGTCATAGCTGTGGCGACCTGGTTTTAAAGAGGTTGGCCAATATCCTCATGGACAATACCCGACCCGATGATTTTAGCATTCGTTTTGGTGGCGAAGAATTTCTTCTTATTGGCTTTTTTCGTAATGAACAAGAGGCTATAGCTGTTACTGAAAGAATAAGGAAAGAGACGGCCTGTTTGGTTTTTGAGGACAATAACAGTAAGTTCCAGATTACCCTCAGTGCCGGCATAGCCATTTACCAGCCGGACACCGAGTCCTTCGAGGGAACACTGAAGCGGGCCGATAAAAAGCTCTATGAGGCCAAGGATTCGGGACGAAATCGTATTTGTATATAG
- a CDS encoding amino acid ABC transporter ATP-binding protein — MISIRNLHKSFGDTEVLKGVNIEVAKGEVVVIIGPSGSGKSTVLRCINKLEEPTSGTIIVDNYDIMDKSTDINMVRTEATMVFQHFNLFPHMTVLDNITLGPIKVRGTSKKEANDLGRNLLKKVNLAEKDSDFPNQLSGGQKQRVAIARALALQPKAILFDEPTSALDPELVGEVLEVMKTLAAEGMTMVVVTHEMGFAQEVADRVLFIDEGVVQVDKPPKEFFSNPEHPRLKDFLGKVITHG, encoded by the coding sequence ATGATTAGTATTCGTAATCTCCATAAATCCTTTGGTGATACAGAGGTCCTAAAAGGTGTTAACATTGAGGTCGCGAAGGGGGAGGTAGTTGTTATCATTGGTCCATCCGGCTCCGGGAAATCGACCGTTCTACGCTGTATAAATAAACTTGAAGAGCCCACTAGCGGCACCATTATCGTTGATAACTACGATATCATGGATAAATCCACCGATATCAACATGGTTCGCACCGAAGCCACCATGGTATTTCAGCACTTTAATCTCTTCCCCCATATGACGGTATTGGACAATATCACCCTTGGTCCCATAAAGGTGCGCGGCACCAGCAAAAAGGAGGCCAATGATCTTGGCCGTAATCTTCTGAAAAAGGTGAACCTTGCCGAGAAGGATAGTGATTTTCCCAATCAGCTTTCTGGTGGACAAAAACAGCGGGTTGCCATTGCTAGAGCCCTGGCCCTGCAGCCCAAGGCCATTCTCTTTGACGAGCCCACCTCGGCTCTTGATCCGGAACTTGTTGGTGAGGTACTTGAGGTAATGAAGACGCTTGCCGCCGAGGGAATGACCATGGTTGTGGTTACCCACGAGATGGGTTTTGCCCAGGAGGTTGCCGATCGAGTACTCTTTATTGATGAGGGTGTGGTTCAGGTGGATAAACCACCCAAGGAATTTTTTTCTAATCCAGAGCATCCACGTCTTAAAGATTTTTTGGGCAAAGTTATTACCCACGGCTAG
- a CDS encoding tetrathionate reductase family octaheme c-type cytochrome — MKKFIFCFSLLFLACPSWAAIPEHQSIMDPFASPQDVTRVCIGCHQTQATDLWHSRHYRWQGEEVEFHGKKQRLGKKNLLNNFCINIISNEPRCTSCHVGYGWSDGSFAFKEEDMDCLACHDSTGNYKKFPTAAGYPVYQKEQKVFAGKVVFKKVVLLKSARSATKPLSQNCGACHFYGGGGHAVKPGDLDRSVLEGDPAIDIHMNNPDLEKRLVCVDCHADPNKHDIRGALQASMATGSNHFSCRDCHGRAAHSKRMKSTLNRHTSTVACQTCHIPYYAKKYPTKIWWDWSTAGDKKRTVKKDAYENPDYSWKKGDFRWDKALRPEYYWYNGKTDYVLLGEKIDTTKILVFNPLEGSFADKTALISPFKVMRGKQFYDKKQNIVLVPKLFGKNGYWKSLNWQKSFSLGMEAAGLSFSGEAGVIETRMFWPIDHMVSPASQAVGCIECHTKDPEQKPLLDWQKLGYPGDPVKTGVTRYSEDITER; from the coding sequence ATGAAGAAATTTATATTTTGTTTTTCTCTCCTCTTTCTTGCCTGTCCAAGCTGGGCTGCAATCCCTGAACATCAGTCTATTATGGACCCATTTGCCTCTCCTCAGGATGTTACCCGCGTATGCATAGGCTGTCATCAAACACAGGCAACAGATCTCTGGCATTCTCGCCATTATAGGTGGCAGGGCGAAGAGGTAGAATTCCATGGGAAAAAACAGAGACTAGGTAAGAAAAATCTACTTAATAATTTTTGTATCAACATTATCTCTAATGAGCCTCGCTGTACAAGTTGCCACGTAGGTTATGGTTGGAGTGATGGTTCCTTTGCCTTTAAAGAAGAGGACATGGATTGCCTGGCCTGCCATGACAGCACGGGGAACTATAAAAAATTCCCTACAGCTGCGGGCTACCCTGTTTACCAGAAAGAGCAGAAAGTTTTTGCTGGCAAGGTAGTTTTTAAGAAGGTTGTCCTACTTAAATCAGCCCGGAGCGCCACAAAACCTCTTTCACAAAACTGTGGAGCCTGTCATTTTTATGGCGGTGGCGGCCATGCTGTAAAACCTGGTGACCTTGACAGGAGTGTCCTTGAGGGCGATCCTGCTATTGACATTCATATGAATAATCCTGACCTGGAAAAACGCCTCGTCTGTGTTGATTGTCACGCAGATCCCAATAAGCATGATATTCGTGGGGCTCTTCAGGCATCTATGGCAACAGGCAGTAATCATTTCTCCTGTCGAGACTGTCACGGCAGAGCTGCACACAGTAAACGTATGAAGTCTACCCTGAATAGGCATACCAGCACAGTCGCCTGCCAGACCTGCCATATCCCCTATTACGCTAAAAAATACCCCACCAAAATTTGGTGGGATTGGTCAACGGCAGGAGACAAAAAACGAACAGTTAAAAAAGATGCTTACGAGAATCCAGATTATAGCTGGAAAAAGGGTGACTTTCGTTGGGACAAGGCATTACGTCCTGAATATTATTGGTATAATGGCAAGACTGACTATGTTTTACTCGGTGAAAAAATAGATACCACCAAGATTTTGGTCTTCAACCCCCTTGAGGGAAGTTTTGCAGATAAGACAGCCCTGATTTCACCATTTAAAGTGATGCGAGGCAAACAGTTTTATGACAAAAAGCAGAACATTGTCCTGGTGCCCAAACTGTTTGGCAAGAACGGTTATTGGAAAAGCCTCAATTGGCAAAAGAGCTTCTCTCTGGGTATGGAGGCCGCCGGTCTCTCCTTTTCAGGTGAGGCAGGCGTCATTGAGACCAGGATGTTTTGGCCCATTGATCATATGGTTTCTCCGGCAAGTCAGGCTGTAGGCTGTATAGAATGTCACACAAAAGATCCAGAGCAAAAGCCCCTGCTTGATTGGCAAAAACTTGGCTATCCTGGCGATCCTGTAAAGACTGGTGTTACACGTTATAGTGAAGATATCACAGAGCGATAG
- a CDS encoding Tll0287-like domain-containing protein produces MREIVVNDDLTLTKVNPAFMTRQISDITRVHEGVQFHLTSLKPLRPGNRATAREREFLKEFASGTREKELYSDREVKDSFFYMAPLITEKACLQCHARQGYREGDIRGGVSITTPYAMPTIFPTPYRPYVNSLCRPGWYLSLWVEIKQGL; encoded by the coding sequence ATGAGAGAAATTGTAGTCAATGATGATTTGACCTTAACCAAGGTTAACCCGGCCTTTATGACCCGGCAAATTTCTGACATAACCCGGGTACATGAGGGTGTGCAGTTTCATCTTACTAGTCTCAAGCCTCTTCGGCCGGGTAACAGAGCAACGGCAAGGGAAAGAGAATTCCTTAAAGAATTTGCAAGTGGGACCAGAGAAAAAGAGCTTTACAGTGACCGGGAAGTAAAGGATTCATTTTTTTATATGGCTCCTCTTATAACGGAGAAGGCATGTTTGCAATGCCATGCCCGGCAGGGTTATAGGGAAGGTGACATACGAGGCGGGGTCAGCATAACAACACCCTATGCCATGCCAACCATTTTTCCCACTCCTTATCGGCCATATGTTAATAGCCTTTGTCGGCCTGGTTGGTATCTTTCTCTTTGGGTGGAGATTAAACAGGGCCTATGA
- a CDS encoding amino acid ABC transporter permease: MAFNFEPAVIVESIPLLLGGAKLTVYLTVGGLVFGFVLGVVFGLMKLSTLWPVRKIAGFYIETIRGTPMLVQAMFLYFGLPMAFGFRLPALAAGVIVIAINSGAYIAEIVRGAVQSIDSGQMEAGRSIGLTSLQAMRYVIWPQAFRRMIPPLGNQFIISLKDTSLLMIIGVGELLRTADEIVAVNFRAFEVYLACGLIYLAMTMSIARVLKIVEKRLQIQGR; the protein is encoded by the coding sequence ATGGCCTTTAATTTTGAACCAGCAGTAATTGTCGAATCGATCCCGCTACTACTAGGGGGTGCCAAGCTTACCGTTTATCTCACGGTAGGTGGACTTGTTTTTGGTTTTGTCCTGGGTGTTGTTTTTGGCCTTATGAAGCTCTCCACCTTATGGCCTGTGCGTAAGATTGCAGGTTTTTATATTGAGACAATACGGGGCACGCCCATGTTGGTGCAGGCCATGTTTTTATACTTTGGTCTGCCCATGGCCTTTGGCTTCCGCCTACCGGCTTTGGCGGCAGGAGTTATTGTTATTGCTATTAATTCCGGCGCCTATATTGCCGAAATAGTCCGCGGAGCAGTACAATCCATAGATTCAGGACAGATGGAGGCGGGACGCTCTATTGGCCTGACCTCCTTGCAGGCCATGCGCTATGTTATTTGGCCGCAGGCCTTTAGAAGGATGATTCCGCCTCTGGGAAATCAGTTTATAATCAGTCTTAAAGATACCTCTCTATTGATGATTATCGGAGTCGGAGAGCTCTTGCGCACGGCAGATGAAATTGTGGCGGTAAATTTCAGAGCCTTTGAGGTCTATCTCGCCTGCGGACTCATCTACCTGGCCATGACCATGAGCATTGCCAGGGTATTAAAAATTGTTGAAAAACGTCTACAGATACAGGGAAGATAA